A region from the Phycodurus eques isolate BA_2022a chromosome 12, UOR_Pequ_1.1, whole genome shotgun sequence genome encodes:
- the fign gene encoding fidgetin: protein MLTSTSFYGLKMQWTPEHTQWAEQHFDISSTTRSPAHKVEAYRGHLQRTYQYAWANDDISALTASNLLKKYAEKYSGILEGPNERALLCSYSDGTTGLLNGRKSENEPWQEGIYPMNCAPDVISVSKAGMTAALPPTDASASIGSSPGVASSLSEPSYSSSNCGSHTATTLHSSLSSQEYSAGYNGPYLHSSYSGQTTPALPSPHPSPLHSAGLLQPPPPPPPPTLVPSYNGASPNLPNYNYPPTGYPSQTAVGPGYSPGGVPPPSAYLPSGIAAPTPIPSSTLPGYTYQSHNHTPIAPAPLNGSTSNSLKRKAFYMSGHGEVDSSYGDFNYNQQRSSQSPMYRLADSSVSDSNRGNGFDRNAEASSLAFKTTKQTISSDQQRKFSIHSSRALTPPSFGSSKSSVDDLRAGEPYSKFGSPILSEQSEEHRQHLPHSLSGPDVGTPTSSILAAEEQLKNSDPNLVDMVTAEILQQCPQVDWSDIAGLEMAKAAIKEEILWPILRPDMFNGLHALPRNLLLFGPQGTGRTLMARCMASQLGAAFLRLSSSTLVTKWLVEGDKVIQASFLVARCRQPAVVFISEVDLLLSAQLSEDSPVSRLKAELLMQLDSILSSAEDHVLVVCSTSKPEEIPESLRRYFTKRLLIPLPDGTARHQIISQVLSQPNYCLSDKEMSLLVQRTEGFSGLDVVQLCQEAVVGTLHGVPGSDLSSIHPRQMRPVSFQDFDNVFCKFQPSISQKELDTYTEWNKMFGCSQGNQ, encoded by the coding sequence GTCTAAAGATGCAGTGGACCCCAGAGCACACACAATGGGCAGAACAACACTTTGACATCTCATCCACTACCCGCTCTCCAGCGCACAAGGTAGAGGCCTACCGGGGACACTTACAGCGAACGTACCAGTATGCGTGGGCAAACGATGATATCTCCGCACTGACTGCCTCCAACCTGCTTAAGAAGTACGCAGAGAAGTACTCTGGGATCCTCGAAGGCCCGAATGAAAGAGCTCTTCTCTGTTCCTACTCTGACGGCACCACTGGACTCTTGAATGGACGAAAGTCGGAGAATGAGCCCTGGCAGGAGGGGATTTACCCGATGAACTGTGCTCCAGATGTTATATCTGTGAGCAAAGCTGGAATGACAGCTGCCCTACCCCCTACAGATGCGTCAGCTAGCATAGGCAGCTCCCCGGGGGTGGCGAGCAGCTTGTCTGAGCCGAGCTATTCCAGCAGTAACTGCGGGAGCCACACGGCCACGACTCTCCACTCGAGCCTTTCCTCTCAGGAATACAGCGCCGGCTACAACGGCCCCTACCTGCATTCTAGCTACAGTGGCCAGACAACCCCGGCCCTCCCTTCTCCACATCCCTCTCCTTTGCACAGCGCCGGGCTCTTACAgcccccgccgccgcctcctccccCCACCTTAGTACCGAGCTACAATGGCGCGTCTCCAAACCTTCCCAACTACAATTATCCGCCAACAGGGTATCCCTCTCAAACGGCTGTCGGCCCCGGTTATAGCCCCGGGGGAGTGCCCCCTCCTTCTGCTTATCTGCCATCCGGCATCGCGGCGCCCACGCCGATTCCTTCCTCCACTCTGCCTGGCTACACCTACCAGTCCCACAATCATACGCCGATTGCCCCGGCACCTCTAAATGGCAGCACATCCAACTCATTAAAAAGAAAGGCTTTCTACATGAGTGGACATGGAGAAGTGGACTCTAGCTATGGTGACTTCAACTACAACCAACAGCGCTCTTCTCAGAGTCCCATGTATAGACTAGCGGACAGCAGTGTCTCAGACTCCAACCGGGGCAATGGCTTTGACAGAAATGCTGAGGCCTCCTCTTTGGCATTCAAGACAACCAAACAGACAATATCTTCTGATCAGCAAAGAAAATTTAGTATACACTCTAGCAGGGCTCTGACTCCTCCATCCTTCGGATCGTCTAAAAGCTCTGTGGATGACCTCCGAGCTGGCGAGCCCTACAGCAAGTTTGGATCCCCGATATTGAGCGAACAAAGCGAAGAGCACAGACAACACCTGCCTCACTCACTATCGGGGCCCGATGTCGGTACGCCTACCTCGTCCATCCTTGCTGCAGAGGAACAACTGAAGAACAGCGATCCCAACCTGGTGGACATGGTGACGGCAGAAATCCTTCAGCAGTGCCCTCAGGTTGATTGGAGTGACATCGCCGGACTCGAAATGGCCAAAGCGGCCATTAAGGAGGAGATACTATGGCCCATTTTAAGGCCAGATATGTTCAATGGACTTCACGCATTACCTCGTAACCTTCTTTTATTTGGACCTCAGGGAACGGGCAGAACGCTGATGGCTCGCTGCATGGCCAGCCAGCTGGGGGCCGCCTTCTTGCGACTTAGCAGCTCCACACTGGTGACCAAGTGGTTGGTGGAGGGGGACAAAGTCATTCAGGCTTCTTTCCTGGTGGCTCGGTGTCGCCAACCGGCAGTGGTTTTCATCAGCGAAGTGGACCTCCTCCTGTCGGCCCAGCTCAGCGAGGACAGCCCAGTGAGTCGACTGAAAGCTGAACTCCTCATGCAGCTCGATAGTATTTTGTCCTCCGCTGAGGACCACGTTCTTGTGGTCTGCTCCACCAGTAAACCCGAAGAGATTCCGGAGTCCCTAAGGAGGTACTTTACCAAGCGATTGCTCATCCCCTTACCCGACGGGACGGCACGACACCAGATAATCAGCCAAGTGCTCTCACAACCCAACTACTGTCTTAGTGACAAAGAGATGTCATTACTGGTTCAGAGGACAGAAGGTTTTTCAGGACTGGACGTGGTTCAGCTTTGTCAAGAGGCCGTGGTGGGCACTCTCCACGGCGTTCCTGGTTCCGACCTGTCGAGTATCCACCCAAGACAAATGAGACCAGTCTCTTTTCAAGACTTCGACAATGTGTTTTGTAAATTCCAGCCTAGCATATCACAAAAAGAACTTGACACATACACTGAATggaataaaatgtttggttgcaGTCAAGGAAATCAATGA